One Aliiroseovarius sediminilitoris DNA window includes the following coding sequences:
- a CDS encoding peptide ABC transporter substrate-binding protein — protein sequence MGDRRSVWGIAAGIIISLLPVTSLAERSASGHLNILYWQAPTILNPYLSSGPKDIEPASLVLEPLARYDETGTLVPWLAADIPTRANGGVTDDLTTITWTLRPDLTWSDGTNFTAHDVVFTANYCMTPDGGCQQVGKFSDVTTVEALDDLTVRLTFAAPKPFPYGPLVGVETPILQKAQFQACLGAAAQSCTAQNAAPIGTGPFRVVEFRAGDVVTFEANPHYRDPDKPGFATVTIKGGGDAISAARAVLETGEVDYAWNLQVDPAILDKMADGGKGQIIRSFGTPVERLMINRTDPSPSLGKRRSTRAGGPHPFLTDPAVLAAMSAAIDRAVVAELGYGAAGRPTCDILPAPAIYASSANDACLTQNLDRARQLLDDAGWVDSDGDGVREKDGVRLSVLFQTSTNPVRQDTQALLKSWWSEIGIETELRQIDPSVFFGGDPGSPDTFQKFYADIQMFTNFFPGTDPEAYLNNWTCNSIPEPANNWLGFNIPRYCDADYDALAAKLAQTSVLEDRAGIARRMNDMLMQAGALIPLVHRGDVSARSNTLMGVRMNSWDSELWNIADWTRAR from the coding sequence ATGGGCGACCGACGATCTGTTTGGGGAATAGCTGCGGGGATTATCATATCGCTGTTGCCTGTCACGTCCTTGGCCGAGCGCAGCGCATCCGGGCATCTGAACATCCTCTATTGGCAGGCGCCAACGATCCTGAACCCCTATCTGTCCAGCGGTCCGAAAGATATCGAGCCTGCTTCATTGGTGCTGGAACCGCTGGCCCGCTATGACGAGACGGGCACTCTGGTTCCTTGGTTGGCAGCCGACATTCCAACCCGTGCCAATGGTGGTGTCACGGATGACCTGACCACCATCACATGGACATTGCGCCCTGATCTGACCTGGTCAGACGGGACAAACTTTACCGCGCATGATGTTGTTTTCACGGCAAATTACTGCATGACGCCGGACGGTGGCTGTCAGCAGGTCGGAAAGTTCTCGGATGTTACAACGGTCGAGGCATTGGATGACCTGACCGTCCGTCTGACATTCGCTGCGCCCAAGCCCTTTCCCTATGGCCCGCTGGTCGGGGTCGAAACGCCGATTCTGCAAAAAGCGCAGTTTCAGGCCTGCTTGGGTGCGGCGGCGCAAAGCTGCACCGCCCAGAACGCCGCCCCCATCGGCACCGGCCCGTTTCGGGTGGTCGAGTTTCGCGCAGGCGATGTCGTCACATTCGAGGCCAATCCCCATTATCGTGACCCGGATAAACCAGGCTTTGCAACTGTGACCATCAAGGGCGGCGGCGACGCGATCAGTGCAGCCCGCGCCGTGCTGGAAACCGGCGAAGTGGATTATGCGTGGAACCTTCAGGTGGACCCGGCCATTCTGGACAAAATGGCCGATGGCGGCAAAGGGCAGATCATCCGATCCTTTGGTACGCCGGTCGAACGGTTGATGATCAACCGCACCGACCCATCGCCATCACTGGGCAAGCGGCGCTCGACCCGCGCAGGTGGACCACATCCGTTTCTGACCGACCCCGCCGTTCTGGCCGCGATGTCCGCCGCCATTGACCGCGCTGTGGTCGCCGAACTGGGATATGGCGCCGCGGGCAGGCCGACTTGTGACATCCTGCCCGCCCCCGCGATTTACGCCTCATCCGCCAATGATGCTTGCTTGACGCAGAATCTGGACCGCGCGCGCCAACTGCTGGACGATGCGGGCTGGGTGGACAGCGACGGCGACGGGGTGCGCGAAAAGGACGGGGTGCGCCTGTCAGTGCTGTTCCAGACCTCGACCAACCCCGTGCGGCAGGACACACAGGCACTTCTGAAGTCATGGTGGTCCGAGATCGGGATCGAAACCGAATTGCGCCAGATCGATCCTTCGGTATTTTTCGGCGGCGACCCAGGCAGCCCGGACACGTTCCAGAAATTCTATGCCGATATCCAGATGTTCACCAATTTCTTCCCCGGCACCGATCCCGAAGCCTATCTGAACAACTGGACCTGCAACAGCATCCCCGAGCCGGCCAATAACTGGTTGGGTTTCAACATCCCGCGCTATTGTGACGCCGACTATGACGCACTGGCCGCCAAGCTGGCGCAGACCTCGGTCCTTGAGGATCGGGCGGGGATCGCGCGGCGCATGAATGACATGTTGATGCAAGCGGGTGCTCTGATCCCCTTGGTGCATCGTGGCGATGTGTCTGCGCGATCCAACACGCTTATGGGCGTCAGGATGAACTCATGGGACAGCGAGCTTTGGAACATCGCGGACTGGACCCGCGCCAGGTAA
- a CDS encoding M20 aminoacylase family protein, whose product MPIRNRFHELKDEITAWRRDFHAHPELMFDTHRTAGIVANKLRAFGCDEVVEGIGRTGVVGVIKGRSDSSGRVIGLRADMDALPIEEATGLDYASTKPGKMHACGHDGHTAMLLGAAQYLAETRKFDGTCIVIFQPAEEGGGGGRVMCEDGLMERFGIQEVYGMHNWPGRDQGTFAIRPGPFFAATDLLDIRFEGRGGHAAKPHDTIDPVVMASQAVQALQTIASRNADPTEQMVVSITSVETSSKTFNVIPQEVHLLGTVRTLSQELRDLAEKRVSAICNGIAAAFGGSVTVRYERNYPVMVNHVEETDHAARAAQAVAGTCEEAPLIMGGEDFAYMLEERPGAYILVGNGDTAMVHHPEYNFNDEIIPHGCSWWVEIVEQRMPASE is encoded by the coding sequence GTGCCGATCAGAAACCGATTTCACGAGTTGAAGGACGAAATCACCGCGTGGCGGCGCGATTTTCACGCGCATCCAGAGCTGATGTTCGACACGCACCGTACGGCAGGCATCGTGGCCAACAAGCTGCGCGCTTTCGGTTGCGACGAGGTGGTCGAAGGTATCGGACGCACAGGCGTTGTCGGTGTCATCAAGGGGCGATCTGATTCTTCTGGCCGCGTTATCGGGCTGCGTGCCGATATGGACGCGCTGCCGATCGAAGAGGCGACGGGGTTGGATTACGCCTCGACCAAACCGGGCAAGATGCACGCCTGCGGCCATGATGGGCACACCGCGATGCTGTTGGGCGCTGCGCAATATCTGGCCGAGACCCGGAAATTCGATGGCACCTGCATCGTGATCTTCCAACCCGCCGAAGAAGGGGGCGGGGGCGGGCGCGTCATGTGCGAAGACGGGTTGATGGAGCGGTTCGGCATTCAGGAAGTTTACGGAATGCACAACTGGCCGGGACGTGATCAGGGGACGTTTGCGATCCGTCCCGGACCGTTCTTTGCGGCGACCGACCTCTTGGATATTCGGTTCGAAGGGCGTGGCGGACATGCCGCCAAACCGCATGACACAATTGACCCGGTTGTGATGGCCTCTCAGGCCGTTCAAGCCTTGCAGACAATCGCATCGCGCAATGCTGATCCGACCGAGCAGATGGTTGTGTCGATCACGTCTGTTGAAACAAGTTCCAAAACTTTCAACGTGATACCGCAGGAGGTTCATCTTCTGGGAACGGTGCGAACACTTTCGCAGGAATTGCGCGATCTGGCCGAAAAACGGGTCAGCGCGATCTGCAACGGGATCGCGGCGGCCTTTGGCGGCTCTGTCACGGTGCGCTATGAACGAAACTATCCGGTCATGGTGAATCACGTGGAGGAAACCGACCATGCCGCCCGCGCGGCGCAGGCGGTTGCCGGGACGTGCGAGGAAGCCCCGCTGATCATGGGTGGCGAGGATTTCGCCTATATGCTGGAAGAACGACCGGGGGCCTATATCCTTGTGGGCAACGGCGACACGGCGATGGTTCACCACCCCGAGTACAATTTCAATGACGAGATCATACCGCACGGATGTTCATGGTGGGTCGAGATCGTCGAACAGCGAATGCCAGCGTCAGAGTGA
- the moaA gene encoding GTP 3',8-cyclase MoaA: MNTPRLVDPFMRAVTYLRLSVTDRCDFRCTYCMSENMTFLPKKDLLTLEELDRICTAFIGLGVRKLRITGGEPLVRKGIIGFFEGMGRHLDSGALDELTLTTNGSQLHRFAADLYAAGVRRVNISLDTLDEDKFARITRWGRLPQVMRGIDAALEAGLKVKINAVALKGFNDSELFDLVDWCAQKGMDLTFIEVMPMGDMGEEDRLDQYWPLSDLRAQLAERLTLSDLSETTGGPARYMRVEETGQKIGLITPLTHNFCESCNRVRMSCTGQFYTCLGHDGMTDLRAPLRASESDAVLIDAIYAAIGRKPKGHDFDYSRQGVKGQTIRHMNHTGG, encoded by the coding sequence ATGAATACACCTCGGCTTGTCGATCCGTTCATGCGGGCGGTCACCTATCTGCGCTTGTCCGTCACGGACCGGTGCGATTTCCGCTGCACCTATTGCATGTCCGAGAATATGACCTTTCTGCCCAAAAAAGACCTTCTGACGCTTGAGGAACTGGATCGCATCTGCACCGCTTTTATTGGCCTTGGCGTGCGCAAGCTGCGCATCACCGGGGGTGAACCGCTGGTCCGCAAAGGAATCATCGGCTTTTTCGAAGGCATGGGTCGGCATCTGGACAGCGGCGCATTGGACGAGTTGACGCTGACCACGAACGGGTCGCAACTGCACCGGTTTGCGGCTGATCTGTATGCGGCGGGGGTGCGACGGGTAAACATTTCGCTTGATACGCTGGATGAGGACAAGTTTGCCCGTATCACCCGTTGGGGCCGGCTGCCGCAGGTCATGCGTGGCATCGACGCCGCCCTTGAAGCCGGATTGAAGGTCAAGATCAACGCCGTCGCCCTGAAAGGCTTCAACGACAGCGAATTGTTCGATCTTGTCGATTGGTGTGCCCAGAAGGGCATGGACCTGACCTTTATCGAGGTCATGCCGATGGGCGATATGGGGGAAGAGGATCGACTGGACCAATACTGGCCGCTCTCGGACCTGCGCGCGCAACTGGCTGAACGCCTGACACTGTCCGACCTGAGCGAGACCACCGGCGGTCCGGCACGGTATATGCGGGTCGAAGAAACCGGGCAGAAAATCGGCCTGATCACGCCCCTGACCCATAATTTCTGCGAAAGCTGCAACCGGGTAAGGATGAGTTGCACCGGTCAGTTCTACACCTGTCTGGGTCATGATGGCATGACAGACTTGCGCGCGCCTTTGCGCGCCTCGGAAAGTGATGCAGTGCTGATCGACGCCATTTATGCCGCCATTGGACGCAAGCCCAAGGGGCATGATTTCGACTATTCCCGGCAAGGGGTGAAGGGCCAGACGATCCGTCACATGAACCACACGGGCGGTTAA
- a CDS encoding D-galactarate dehydratase, translating into MKHVILMPAIFLTLAGCSGLDMNNIMPRPPHLQNQPTYNADLPPPPPEDAITVDELDTATDEDRMAAATTAPNAAAGSLGVTVASLGDPTAPGFWVETSLVSSETQGRVQSKTTGRTVKVTLRPASGGGSRVSLSTLQLLDLDISGLHELVVFGS; encoded by the coding sequence ATGAAACATGTCATTCTCATGCCTGCTATTTTTCTTACTCTGGCCGGGTGCTCCGGTCTGGATATGAACAATATCATGCCCCGCCCGCCACATTTGCAAAACCAGCCGACATATAACGCCGACTTGCCGCCTCCTCCGCCAGAGGATGCGATCACGGTGGATGAGCTGGATACCGCCACAGATGAAGACCGGATGGCTGCCGCCACGACCGCGCCCAATGCGGCGGCGGGATCGCTGGGCGTAACGGTCGCAAGTCTTGGCGACCCGACTGCACCAGGCTTCTGGGTCGAAACGTCGCTGGTGTCATCCGAAACTCAAGGCCGCGTGCAGTCCAAGACAACCGGTCGAACCGTGAAAGTCACCCTGCGCCCCGCGTCGGGCGGTGGCAGTCGCGTGTCCCTGTCGACGCTTCAATTGCTGGACCTCGACATCTCGGGTTTGCATGAGCTGGTTGTCTTTGGATCGTGA
- a CDS encoding AMP-binding protein, translating into MTPRLSYADWLIESRARKLIVRWGDWRDMRDDFAWDIPECFNIAERCCDSWAALDAGRVALTHVAQNGAADDWSFGDLKAASDRLATVLRARGLGKGDRIAVFLGQGPEVLITHFAAYKLGAVVLPLFTLFGADALFYRLSDSGARVVVTDAQNTEKLTEIRDALPDLAEVYSTSPIDTARDFWAEIDAADPLPRPDVTLAEDPAVMIYTSGTTGPPKGVLHAHRFLLGHLPCVETYNEDFPQAGDKGWTPADWAWIGGLMDLALPFLYFGVPIVSHRMRKFDADAAYRLIAAHRIRNLFMPPTALKLLRQSDAPADDVQIRSIGSGGESLGAGLLGWAREVLGVDVNEFYGQTECNLVLSSVAGAMAVKPGSMGQPIPGHDVAIIDAHGNPSPPGEMGEIAVRTGDPVMFLSYWNLPDKTAAKFDQDWMRTGDLAVRDTDGYFTFASRDDDVITSAGYRIGPSEIENCLQTHPDVAMAAVVGVPDPLRTEAVKAFVVLRAGANEAGMADQLIQLVRDRISPHVAPRLVEFVDELPMTATGKIMRRELREPDAP; encoded by the coding sequence GTGACCCCGCGTCTGTCTTACGCGGACTGGCTGATCGAAAGCCGGGCGCGCAAACTGATCGTGCGTTGGGGTGATTGGCGCGACATGCGCGACGATTTCGCGTGGGACATCCCTGAATGTTTCAACATCGCCGAGCGATGCTGTGACAGCTGGGCCGCGTTGGACGCGGGCCGCGTTGCTCTGACCCATGTGGCACAGAACGGAGCGGCGGACGACTGGAGTTTTGGCGATCTGAAAGCGGCGTCTGACCGGTTGGCGACAGTTCTGCGGGCGCGTGGTCTTGGCAAAGGCGACCGGATCGCGGTGTTTTTGGGGCAGGGGCCAGAAGTGCTGATCACCCATTTCGCGGCCTATAAGCTGGGCGCGGTCGTTTTGCCTCTGTTCACCTTGTTCGGCGCTGATGCGTTGTTCTATCGCTTGTCCGACAGTGGTGCGCGAGTGGTGGTTACAGATGCACAAAACACTGAAAAACTGACCGAGATTCGCGACGCCCTTCCCGATCTGGCCGAAGTTTACTCAACCAGTCCGATAGACACGGCGCGGGATTTCTGGGCCGAGATTGATGCGGCAGACCCGCTGCCAAGACCTGACGTGACGCTGGCCGAAGACCCGGCGGTGATGATCTATACCTCCGGCACCACCGGGCCGCCCAAGGGCGTTTTGCACGCGCATCGGTTTCTTCTCGGTCATCTGCCCTGTGTCGAAACCTATAACGAGGATTTTCCGCAGGCCGGCGACAAGGGCTGGACACCCGCCGATTGGGCGTGGATCGGTGGCTTGATGGATCTGGCCCTGCCGTTTCTCTATTTCGGCGTGCCGATTGTCAGCCATCGGATGCGAAAGTTTGACGCCGATGCCGCCTATCGCTTGATCGCGGCGCACAGGATTCGCAATCTCTTCATGCCGCCCACGGCGCTGAAGCTGCTGCGTCAATCGGATGCGCCGGCTGACGATGTCCAGATCCGCTCGATCGGGTCGGGGGGGGAAAGCCTTGGGGCAGGCTTGTTGGGCTGGGCGCGAGAAGTGCTCGGCGTGGATGTGAACGAGTTTTATGGCCAGACCGAATGCAACCTTGTCCTGTCTTCGGTCGCGGGAGCGATGGCCGTCAAACCCGGCAGCATGGGGCAACCCATTCCGGGCCATGATGTGGCCATCATTGACGCACACGGCAACCCGTCTCCGCCTGGTGAAATGGGCGAGATCGCCGTGCGCACGGGCGACCCTGTTATGTTTCTGAGCTATTGGAACCTACCCGACAAGACAGCCGCGAAATTCGATCAAGACTGGATGCGCACCGGCGACCTGGCGGTGCGCGATACCGATGGTTATTTCACCTTTGCGAGCCGGGACGACGACGTGATCACGTCGGCCGGCTATCGTATCGGCCCGTCCGAGATTGAAAACTGTCTGCAAACACATCCCGATGTTGCGATGGCAGCCGTGGTGGGAGTGCCAGACCCGTTGCGAACCGAGGCGGTCAAAGCCTTCGTCGTGTTGCGTGCGGGAGCGAACGAGGCCGGTATGGCCGACCAGTTGATTCAGCTTGTTCGCGATCGGATCAGCCCCCATGTCGCCCCGCGACTGGTCGAATTCGTCGATGAACTGCCAATGACTGCCACGGGTAAGATCATGCGCAGGGAATTGCGAGAACCAGATGCGCCTTAA
- a CDS encoding DUF3955 domain-containing protein: MKKLLRTLGLVSLVFAATSWLAERVFYGGVDENGVLQESLNLPLSVFLGVAGGVCLLLSFVVRPNR; encoded by the coding sequence ATGAAAAAGCTTTTGCGCACGCTTGGTCTGGTGTCGCTTGTGTTTGCCGCCACATCATGGCTGGCCGAACGGGTGTTTTATGGCGGGGTAGATGAAAACGGAGTGTTGCAAGAAAGCTTGAACCTACCGCTTTCGGTTTTTCTGGGCGTGGCTGGCGGGGTTTGCCTTCTGCTGTCCTTTGTCGTGAGGCCAAACCGTTAG
- a CDS encoding DNA alkylation repair protein, whose product MTLDEALTALRAQVEEGRAESMAAYHKQTREVLGIPNPALNDLTKSWRQSLSIEDRVTLADELWQADIFEARIAAAKLLTQARLRPDEAAWTLIQSWVADFDSWAIADHACMAGQKRLVADPARINTVESWTKSDHMWTRRAALVITLPWTKQNNPKPEELAIRDRVLGWASTYVDDPEWFIQKAIAWWLRDLSKHDPDRTRAFVEAHGDRMKAFARKEAGKYLA is encoded by the coding sequence ATGACGCTGGACGAGGCGCTGACCGCCCTGCGTGCCCAAGTCGAAGAGGGCCGTGCCGAGAGCATGGCGGCATATCACAAGCAAACGCGCGAGGTGCTTGGCATCCCAAACCCCGCGCTGAATGACCTGACAAAAAGCTGGCGGCAGTCCCTGTCGATCGAGGACCGCGTGACATTGGCCGATGAGCTTTGGCAGGCGGATATTTTCGAGGCCCGCATCGCAGCGGCGAAACTGCTGACCCAAGCCCGGCTGCGCCCGGACGAAGCGGCTTGGACGCTGATTCAAAGCTGGGTGGCCGATTTCGACAGTTGGGCGATTGCTGACCACGCCTGCATGGCTGGGCAGAAACGGTTGGTGGCCGACCCGGCACGCATCAACACGGTCGAAAGCTGGACAAAGTCCGACCATATGTGGACCCGACGCGCGGCACTGGTCATCACCCTGCCCTGGACAAAGCAGAACAACCCCAAGCCAGAGGAATTGGCAATCCGCGACCGCGTGCTTGGCTGGGCATCGACCTATGTCGATGACCCGGAGTGGTTCATCCAGAAGGCCATCGCCTGGTGGCTGCGCGATCTGTCCAAACACGACCCGGACCGCACCCGCGCCTTTGTGGAGGCACATGGCGACAGGATGAAAGCCTTTGCGCGGAAGGAGGCCGGGAAGTATCTAGCCTAA
- the glmS gene encoding glutamine--fructose-6-phosphate transaminase (isomerizing) produces the protein MCGIVGVLGNHEAAPILVEALKRLEYRGYDSAGIATINEAGELDRRRAVGKLVNLSDTLVHNPLAGKSGIGHTRWATHGAPTTENAHPHKAGPVAVVHNGIIENFRELREKLAAEGLKFLTETDTETVALLAQSHIARGKSPKEAVAATLAELEGAFALCFLFDGEDDLMIAARKGSPLAIGHGTGEMFVGSDAIALAPMTDKITYLEEGDWAVITRDGAEIYDHNGRLANRPMKQVRLDSARIEKGGYKHYMAKEIAQQPTVVGEVLNAYVKDDRIAMNLGGIDFADVDRLSIVACGTAYYAGLVAKYWFEHYARLPIDIDVASEFRYREAPFAPKTLGVFVSQSGETADTLAALRYSAGKVDKIVSLINVPESSIARESDVAVEIHAGPEVSVASTKAFTCQLTCFAIMALKAAHDRGHLDDTGLAAHLADLRQLPGLMSHALTIDTATKEIAAKLAEARDVLFLGRGQMFPLALEGALKLKEISYIHAEGYASGELKHGPIALVDKATPTVVMAPHDGLFDKTVSNMQEVMARGGRVVLVSDARAAKEAGDGVWQSLALPEAPELIQPILYAIPAQLLAYHTAIAKGTDVDQPRNLAKSVTVE, from the coding sequence ATGTGTGGTATTGTAGGGGTCCTGGGCAATCACGAAGCTGCGCCGATCTTGGTCGAGGCGCTGAAGCGGCTGGAATATCGCGGCTATGACAGTGCCGGGATTGCAACCATCAACGAGGCGGGCGAACTGGATCGCCGCCGCGCGGTCGGCAAGCTGGTGAATCTGTCGGACACGCTGGTCCACAATCCGCTGGCGGGGAAGTCCGGCATCGGTCACACCCGCTGGGCCACGCACGGGGCGCCCACCACCGAAAACGCCCACCCGCACAAGGCGGGACCGGTCGCGGTGGTGCACAATGGCATCATCGAAAATTTCCGCGAATTGCGAGAAAAGCTCGCCGCAGAGGGTTTGAAATTCTTGACCGAGACGGACACGGAAACCGTTGCCCTGCTGGCCCAAAGCCATATCGCCCGCGGCAAATCCCCCAAAGAGGCCGTCGCCGCCACGCTTGCCGAGTTGGAGGGCGCATTTGCGCTGTGTTTCCTGTTTGACGGCGAGGATGATCTGATGATCGCCGCGCGCAAGGGCAGCCCTTTGGCGATCGGTCATGGCACAGGCGAGATGTTCGTCGGCTCCGACGCCATCGCGCTCGCCCCGATGACCGACAAGATCACCTATCTGGAAGAAGGTGATTGGGCCGTCATCACCCGCGACGGAGCCGAGATTTATGATCACAACGGTCGCCTTGCCAATCGCCCGATGAAACAGGTCCGCCTTGATTCCGCCCGGATCGAGAAAGGCGGATACAAACACTATATGGCGAAAGAGATTGCCCAGCAGCCCACTGTCGTGGGCGAGGTGCTGAATGCCTATGTGAAGGATGATCGGATCGCGATGAACCTTGGCGGCATTGACTTTGCCGATGTCGATCGCCTGTCCATCGTGGCCTGCGGCACGGCTTACTATGCGGGGCTGGTGGCGAAATACTGGTTCGAACATTACGCCCGCCTGCCCATCGACATCGACGTGGCAAGCGAATTTCGCTATCGCGAAGCCCCCTTTGCGCCTAAGACGCTTGGCGTCTTTGTCAGCCAATCCGGTGAAACCGCCGACACCCTGGCCGCGCTGCGCTATTCAGCAGGCAAGGTCGACAAGATCGTCAGCCTGATCAACGTGCCCGAAAGCTCGATCGCGCGTGAAAGCGACGTGGCGGTGGAAATTCATGCCGGGCCAGAAGTGTCTGTGGCCTCCACCAAGGCGTTCACCTGCCAGTTGACCTGCTTTGCCATCATGGCGCTGAAAGCGGCCCATGACCGCGGCCATCTGGACGATACAGGCCTTGCCGCGCATTTGGCCGATCTGCGCCAATTGCCGGGGCTGATGAGCCACGCGCTGACCATCGACACCGCGACAAAAGAGATCGCCGCGAAACTGGCCGAGGCGCGCGATGTGCTGTTTTTGGGGCGCGGACAGATGTTCCCTCTGGCGCTTGAAGGCGCGCTAAAATTAAAGGAAATCAGCTATATACACGCCGAAGGTTATGCCTCTGGTGAATTGAAGCATGGCCCCATTGCGTTGGTCGACAAAGCCACGCCGACGGTGGTCATGGCACCCCATGACGGGCTGTTCGACAAAACCGTGTCCAACATGCAGGAGGTCATGGCGCGTGGGGGGCGCGTGGTCCTTGTGTCCGACGCGCGCGCCGCGAAAGAGGCGGGCGACGGTGTGTGGCAATCCCTCGCCCTTCCCGAAGCGCCCGAACTGATCCAGCCGATCCTTTACGCGATCCCCGCGCAGCTTCTGGCCTATCACACAGCGATTGCCAAAGGCACCGACGTCGACCAGCCGCGCAACCTGGCCAAATCGGTCACAGTCGAATGA
- the glmU gene encoding bifunctional UDP-N-acetylglucosamine diphosphorylase/glucosamine-1-phosphate N-acetyltransferase GlmU, whose amino-acid sequence MATALIVLAAGMGTRMNSDLPKVMHQVAGAPLFAHALASGAALSPDRVVLVVGHGAELVEATAKEIDPEISIAVQVEQLGTGHAVQQARAALDGFGGDVFVLYGDTPFIRPETLETMAAARTQGADVVVLGFDAADPGRYGRLIVVDGALDRIVEFKDASADERAVTLCNSGVIAADAGLLFDLLDGVGNDNASGEYYLPDIVSVARARGLTASVVTCDEAETLGINSRAELADAEDVFQTRARDAALEDGVTLIARDTVYFAYDTVIGRDSVIEPNVVFGPGVTVESGALIRAFSHLEGCHVSRGAVVGPYARLRPGAELANDAKVGNFVEIKNAQIEEGAKINHLSYVGDARVGKHANIGAGTITCNYDGVSKHHTNIGARTFIGSNTCLVAPVSVGDEAMTATGTVVTKNVPAGAMAVGRAKMEVKPGLALKLFEKLKAAKARRQKGS is encoded by the coding sequence ATGGCGACCGCCCTGATTGTCCTTGCCGCTGGCATGGGAACACGGATGAATTCAGACCTGCCGAAAGTCATGCATCAAGTTGCAGGTGCACCCTTGTTTGCCCATGCACTGGCATCCGGGGCTGCATTGTCGCCCGACCGCGTGGTGCTGGTTGTGGGGCATGGCGCCGAGTTGGTCGAGGCGACAGCCAAGGAGATTGACCCCGAGATATCCATCGCCGTGCAGGTAGAACAGCTTGGCACCGGGCACGCGGTGCAGCAGGCACGGGCCGCTCTTGATGGGTTCGGGGGCGATGTGTTCGTCCTGTATGGCGACACCCCGTTCATCCGCCCGGAAACGCTGGAAACCATGGCCGCCGCGCGCACTCAGGGTGCCGACGTGGTTGTGCTGGGGTTCGACGCCGCCGATCCCGGTCGCTATGGCCGCCTGATCGTCGTGGATGGCGCGTTGGACCGCATTGTTGAATTCAAAGATGCATCCGCAGATGAACGCGCCGTAACCCTTTGCAACAGCGGCGTTATCGCCGCAGACGCCGGGCTCCTGTTCGACCTTCTGGATGGGGTCGGCAACGACAATGCGTCAGGTGAATACTACCTGCCCGATATTGTATCTGTCGCGCGCGCACGCGGCCTGACCGCTTCTGTCGTCACCTGCGACGAGGCCGAGACGCTGGGCATCAATTCCCGCGCCGAACTGGCCGATGCCGAGGATGTTTTCCAAACCCGCGCTCGAGATGCCGCACTGGAAGATGGCGTGACTTTGATCGCTCGCGATACGGTCTATTTTGCCTATGATACGGTCATCGGACGCGACAGCGTGATCGAGCCCAACGTGGTCTTCGGCCCCGGCGTCACCGTGGAAAGCGGGGCTTTGATCCGCGCTTTTTCACACCTTGAAGGATGCCACGTCTCGCGCGGTGCCGTGGTCGGCCCCTATGCCCGCCTGCGGCCCGGAGCCGAATTGGCCAATGACGCCAAGGTCGGCAATTTTGTGGAAATCAAGAACGCCCAGATCGAGGAAGGCGCGAAGATCAATCACCTGTCCTATGTTGGCGACGCCCGGGTGGGTAAGCACGCCAATATCGGCGCGGGCACGATCACCTGCAATTATGATGGTGTCTCCAAACATCACACAAATATTGGCGCGCGGACCTTCATCGGTTCGAATACTTGCCTTGTCGCGCCCGTCTCGGTCGGGGATGAGGCAATGACGGCGACCGGCACCGTTGTCACGAAAAACGTGCCAGCCGGCGCGATGGCCGTGGGCCGTGCGAAGATGGAGGTCAAGCCCGGCCTAGCCCTCAAATTGTTTGAAAAGTTAAAGGCCGCAAAGGCCAGACGCCAGAAAGGGTCCTGA